GATACACCAATTCCTTTCCCATGAGAAAGCTATTTTTCTCTTAAAGcatattattttcagtgattttttgtttttttatctttaatGCCATCACATGTTATCTGTAATTTTGTCGTTTTCTTCCGCATAGAAAATCGTCTTACAAGTCTATACCCTTAAACTATGTACCATTTTAGTACCACTTGTCGCTATTTAATGAAAGATCTTTCCACTATGCTCCGGTATCGGAAAAAATTACCCTAATTTAAGCAGTTCGTTTCggatgaattgaaaactcaACTTCAAATCACGACTCATTTAGACAAATGTAGAACACGCACTGGCCAACTTCACTTTGACACATTGaaaattcctttttcgACTTGATGATAATCAGGAATCCATTGAGAATGATTGGGAAAACTTATCATGACGCTGTTACCGCACTGAATTCTCTGCAATCCAATTACGCCAATATCATGGCAATCCGTCAAACGGGTGATCGTAAAAACATCATGACACTATTGGAAATGCATGAATGGTCTAGACGGATTGGCTACTCCGCATCTGACTTTAATAAATTGAATATTGTCCATATTACCGGGACAAAAGGTAAAGGTTCTACTGCCGCATTCACTTCATCGATTTTAGGACAGTATAAAGAGCAGCTTCCACGTATTGGGCTATACACATCCCCGCATCTGAGGTCAGTAAGAGAAAGAATAAGAATCAATGGAGAGCCGATCTCTGAGGAAAAATTTGCtaaatattttttcgaaGTGTGGGATCGTTTGGATAAAACAACTTCGCCCTTGGATAAGTTTCCACATATGATTCCAGGCAGTAAGCCCGGctatttcaaatttctcaCATTACTCTCATTCCATACTTTTATAAAAGAAGATTGTAAAAGTTGTGTCTATGAAGTCGGTGTAGGTGGTGAATTAGATAGCACTAACATGATTGAAAAACCGATTGTCTGCGGCGTTACTTTACTGGGAATAGACCATACCTTCATGCTAGGTGATACTATCGAAGAAATTGCTTGGAATAAAGGTGGAATTTTCAAACCTGGAGCGCCAGCTTTCACTGTTGAGAAGCAGATTCCTGAGGGGTTAGCAGTGTTGAAGGAAAGAGCTGGAGAACGCAAAACAACGTTAACAGAAGTACCTGTATTTCAGCAGTTGCAACATGCCAAACTCGGAATTGCTGGCGAGTTCCAAAGAAGTAATGCATCTCTTGCCGTTGTGTTGGCTTCTGAAGTCTTGCACACATCCAACGTGCTAGACAAGAAGTTGGGTTGCAATCCAGATGCAtcaattccaaaaaaatttttagaTGGTCTACAGAACACTAAGTGGGAAGGCAGATGTCAAATCCTTGAAAGAGAGGAAAACATTTGGTACATTGATGGTGCGCATACTAAAGATAGTATGATAGCAGCGTCAACGTGGTTCAGAGACACAGTTTGCTCAtcgaagagaaagaaagttTTACTTTTTAATCAACAAAGTAGGGATGCTAAAGCTCTTGTAAATAACCTATACACATCTGTTTCTCCAGACGTCATCTTTGATGATGTGATATTTACCACAAATGTCACTTGGAAGTCAGGTTCATACAGTGCTGACCTCGTTTCCATGAACACCTCTCAAGAAGACGTAGAGAACCTAAAAGTTCAGGAGTCATTGACCAACAACTGGAAGGAAATAGACGGAAATCATGCTCGTAGATATGTGACACCGAATATAGAAGAAGCAAACGAATTGATCGAAAAATTATACGATGAACCTGCTGACATATTTGTAACCGGCTCATTACATCTTGTTGGTGGATTATTAGTGGTTTTTGATAGACTAGATGTCAAGTAATAGAGAcacaaaattttttcttagtGACTTTCATGTGCATTCATCAATTGTTTAAAAGTTGATTTAGTTATTTAACTATTACATTTTGTAATTACAGGTCAATACAAGGCTGGTCTGTGATATCTTTCCCATACCATATTGTCCACGCCTTGAAGTATTTAGTATTAATATATGAGCCTTTCTGTCCGTATTCTTCCATGGCTCTCATGGCACTGGAGATATCATAAAAGAATATAGAAACGCATAACTTTCTTGATACAATGGGTGTAATCTCTAAAACCTCCCCAAAATTTCGAAAGTCCTTTTCCAGTTCCTGAATATCAATGTTTTCTAAGTTTTGTGCTTTGTCTTGGTTTGTTTTCTTAAGTACCGTTTTTGTCaggcttttttttacgATCAAGCACCTTGATATGAGTTTTCCCTCTTCGAGTATTCTGTTTACGGATTGCTCTTTCATAATATTTTCATATGTGCTTTCAAGGAAGATCCACTCTGGTTTTAGGTGAACCCCATTGACtttaaaaatatttgtCGTCGCGTATCTCATAAATGACTGGGCCCCATCACAGTTTAGGAAAAACAGGTCAACTTTGTGTAGAGAACGTTCCGGAGTGTCGTACCTGTAAACTACAATTCTTTCCAGCGAGCCTCCACGCACCTGAGACAGTACACTAGCGATTCCTGTGCCACGTGGTATGTCgtttattgaaattgatCTTGTTTTGAGAAGGGCTTGATTTTGAGATCCTGTTATTTTCTCATCAAGAAactttgtttcttctggaTATTGTTCTCCTCTTAAAACCAAATTATTATCAATGTATTTGCAATTATCATAGGGATCCGTTACtgctgtttctttttttccattacTGTCATCGTCCATGAAAAATAGGCAACCTTGTGAATGGTGCTGTCTTTTCCAAAGTTGTTGATCATTTTTAtcctctttctttgcaCGTCTTTTATTCATATTTGCCTTTACAGGTGTATAAGAAGCAGTTCCACATGCACCTGTCTCGTCTCCAAACAAATAAGCCTTCGCAAATCGTCTAAAACCTATGAGTTCGTTCCCATTCGAGTTTGACGagtcattgaagaaggaaaaaaaagatgatcTTCTCGACctcaaaactttttttctcacaTCTTCTGAGTTTTTATGTTTCGTATAAACTTCTGTATTTGAACAGTAGCCCTTATGCATTTAATGAAATATTAcgctttattttttattattgttttcaacttcGTTAATTCTCAACCTCAACACACGAGGCTATTCttgtattttatttataaaGTGTTAATAGCTATTGGACAGTAATGCCTTACTTCCTGAGTTCTTCTGTTTGAGGAACCTACTCACTTCCTTTGATGGATTATATTCGGGAGAAGCTGCTTCTTTTTAAGGAACGCTTAATCTTTGTGCCCCATGCGAATGTGTATTAAATTACCGGCGCCTTTACTGACACAGTATAGAGACATTGAAAATAGCGTATGGAGAAAAAGCCTTAATCAAAAAAGTAAACTaaaatacagaaaataTATCACCTTTTAAGATTTAAACAATCTCCTTAACATCGCACATATCACCACGACGAGAAGTTTCGAGTTTCATGAGTTCACGTAATGCCATGGTAGCATAGGCAGATGTGCCCAACTGAAACTTCAACACTGCCGCCGTTTTCTCACCACCTATGTCTGGCATATATCTGTTCAGCTTGGCTTTCATATACTTTTGACCACTTTCTTTTGCTCTTGTgttattcaaaatatccAAATCAGTGTTCGCTATTTGTTGGGAAGGGTCATCATAGTGGATTATTTTGTACTCCAAGTTCTTCGGCTTTTGAATAACATTCCTATAAGAGCCagctaatgaaaaatcacGGACTTTTCTTCTCATATCAAATGGGTCCATATTATCTGCCTTCAATATATCCACATACAGCTGCTTCAATTCTTCGTTAGAAGGATAAAGCACATCAAAACCTGGCGATGGTAAAACAACATCTTCCATGCTATACTTACCTGAGTCAATATCTTCCTGAGTCACTGCTTTTGCGCGAATAAATTGAGCTTCGCGAACATCTTCGTCGAAGTCTTCATCGTCTATGCCGCCAATCGATACAGGCTTTTCAGCGTCATCGATAACAAGGTCACCAACAACCAATTTCAAACCATGTAGTTCTATCCGCTTACTAGCAATAGAGTTCCAGACGTAACTTTGGTAAGCATGCACATACATAGTTCTTAAGTTTCTTGGAATTTTCATTATGGCGGTGTAATAGGCGTTTGCAGAATAGCTtccatcatcttcttttctctgaTTGGACAAGGAATATAGCAAGGCGTTTTCCGCAAGACATTGTCTTGGCATCTGCCTCAAAGCTAAAGCAGCATCCTTAGTTGTTCCCCAAATATTTCTCGCCTCCTTAGATTTTGGAAgtacattttcttgatcagATAAGATCAACTCAGCTGCTTTTTCCCAGTTCGACAAGAGTAACTCTCTACCAATTGTATGTGTAGAGATACTGAACGTGCCAAATCTTTGCATACCAAAATAATTTATAAACCCATTTTCTGACAAGGATTTACAACCATTGGATACAATCTCTTCTAGTACAGCTCCACTAGTACCGACGGTAACATCCCtgataacaacaacaaattcatttcCCTTTAAATCACCCAAGTTCAAACCCGCATCTGAGAAGTTGTAATTACCGATAATCATTCCTTTTAATGTTCTATTTAAGGCGTTCAGTCTATCCAAAccaatctttgaaattgaaagtCTCTGACATGTTACAGCTCTACGATCCTTGGTACCTGCATATCGAATGACACGACTAGGAACTCTCAGTAGCTTTGTTATGACATTTACGCCTTCCATGGTATCCTTGTTTTCCTTATGCAGAGTGAAGTGGATGAAATCCTTGCTTGGACCATACCCCCA
The DNA window shown above is from Saccharomyces kudriavzevii IFO 1802 strain IFO1802 genome assembly, chromosome: 15 and carries:
- the MET7 gene encoding tetrahydrofolate synthase (similar to Saccharomyces cerevisiae MET7 (YOR241W); ancestral locus Anc_8.669), whose protein sequence is MIIRNPLRMIGKTYHDAVTALNSLQSNYANIMAIRQTGDRKNIMTLLEMHEWSRRIGYSASDFNKLNIVHITGTKGKGSTAAFTSSILGQYKEQLPRIGLYTSPHLRSVRERIRINGEPISEEKFAKYFFEVWDRLDKTTSPLDKFPHMIPGSKPGYFKFLTLLSFHTFIKEDCKSCVYEVGVGGELDSTNMIEKPIVCGVTLLGIDHTFMLGDTIEEIAWNKGGIFKPGAPAFTVEKQIPEGLAVLKERAGERKTTLTEVPVFQQLQHAKLGIAGEFQRSNASLAVVLASEVLHTSNVLDKKLGCNPDASIPKKFLDGLQNTKWEGRCQILEREENIWYIDGAHTKDSMIAASTWFRDTVCSSKRKKVLLFNQQSRDAKALVNNLYTSVSPDVIFDDVIFTTNVTWKSGSYSADLVSMNTSQEDVENLKVQESLTNNWKEIDGNHARRYVTPNIEEANELIEKLYDEPADIFVTGSLHLVGGLLVVFDRLDVK
- the SSP2 gene encoding Ssp2p (similar to Saccharomyces cerevisiae SSP2 (YOR242C); ancestral locus Anc_8.670), which translates into the protein MHKGYCSNTEVYTKHKNSEDVRKKVLRSRRSSFFSFFNDSSNSNGNELIGFRRFAKAYLFGDETGACGTASYTPVKANMNKRRAKKEDKNDQQLWKRQHHSQGCLFFMDDDSNGKKETAVTDPYDNCKYIDNNLVLRGEQYPEETKFLDEKITGSQNQALLKTRSISINDIPRGTGIASVLSQVRGGSLERIVVYRYDTPERSLHKVDLFFLNCDGAQSFMRYATTNIFKVNGVHLKPEWIFLESTYENIMKEQSVNRILEEGKLISRCLIVKKSLTKTVLKKTNQDKAQNLENIDIQELEKDFRNFGEVLEITPIVSRKLCVSIFFYDISSAMRAMEEYGQKGSYINTKYFKAWTIWYGKDITDQPCIDL
- the PUS7 gene encoding pseudouridine synthase PUS7 (similar to Saccharomyces cerevisiae PUS7 (YOR243C); ancestral locus Anc_8.671) — translated: MSDLDIATVKRPLDTNVEFSENNAKKLKVDQRIRIDSGIHETDVGISLFLSPELPGFRGQIKQRYTDFLVNEIDQEGNVVHLTDKGFKVPKKPQRSKEEAIAEKEAEAARREEFNVNPALREELVEMFGEEDVSKIESVYRMANKMETSKVFEDKSVRTKIHQLLRQAFNNELESVTTDTNTFKIARSSRNSRTNKQEKINQTKDSNGVENWGYGPSKDFIHFTLHKENKDTMEGVNVITKLLRVPSRVIRYAGTKDRRAVTCQRLSISKIGLDRLNALNRTLKGMIIGNYNFSDAGLNLGDLKGNEFVVVIRDVTVGTSGAVLEEIVSNGCKSLSENGFINYFGMQRFGTFSISTHTIGRELLLSNWEKAAELILSDQENVLPKSKEARNIWGTTKDAALALRQMPRQCLAENALLYSLSNQRKEDDGSYSANAYYTAIMKIPRNLRTMYVHAYQSYVWNSIASKRIELHGLKLVVGDLVIDDAEKPVSIGGIDDEDFDEDVREAQFIRAKAVTQEDIDSGKYSMEDVVLPSPGFDVLYPSNEELKQLYVDILKADNMDPFDMRRKVRDFSLAGSYRNVIQKPKNLEYKIIHYDDPSQQIANTDLDILNNTRAKESGQKYMKAKLNRYMPDIGGEKTAAVLKFQLGTSAYATMALRELMKLETSRRGDMCDVKEIV